A segment of the Pedobacter faecalis genome:
ATTGATTTCGTTGAGGACCGGCTTTCGGCAACACTGCCGAAGAATTCCTACTTGCCCGGCACGAAGTCTTCGCGGCTTAAAGACATCCTTCCGGATTTTGTGGCCGGGAGTCTTCGTAAAGCGCTGCCTGTATTTGGACGTAAGATGAAAGGCTACTATACAAATGAGGCGATTATTGTTGGCGTAGAAAGCAGGACTTCTGCGCCAGTCCGCATTCCGCGTGATCAGACAAGTTTACAGCATCCGCAGGTAGCAGGCTTGTTTCCATGTGCCGAAGGCGCAGGCTACGCCGGCGGAATTGTGTCGGCCGCTATAGACGGAATAAATTGCGCCGATGCTGCTGCGCTCTTTTTAGGTAATGCGGGTAGCTAGTGAGCTGTTGGTCTGCCCGAAAACTCTTAGGTGATTCAGTTGTTAGGTAATTGGTTGTAAACACAAGATTTATTTAATAGTAAGGCTGTGAAAAAGACATTAATTATAGGAGCAACGCCAAATCCAAGCAGGTATGCCTATCTGGCGGCCGAAATGCTTTCAGGTAAGGGACATAAAATTGTAAACGTAGGGATTAAGCGCGGTGTAGTTTCGGGCGTAGAGATTGAGGAACCTCAGGAGATCCATCAGGATATACACACGATCACACTGTATGTTAACCCTCAGATGCAAAAAGGATACTACGACTATATCTTAAAGACAAATCCCAAAAGAGTGATCTTTAATCCGGGGACCGAAAACAGCGAACTCATAGCCTTGCTGAAAGAGCATGCCATAGAGCCGGTAGTTGCCTGCACGCTGGTGATGCTGTCTACTGGCCAGTACTGAGCCTCGGCTTTCTGATTTTTTACTGCA
Coding sequences within it:
- a CDS encoding CoA-binding protein translates to MKKTLIIGATPNPSRYAYLAAEMLSGKGHKIVNVGIKRGVVSGVEIEEPQEIHQDIHTITLYVNPQMQKGYYDYILKTNPKRVIFNPGTENSELIALLKEHAIEPVVACTLVMLSTGQY